A region of Ursus arctos isolate Adak ecotype North America unplaced genomic scaffold, UrsArc2.0 scaffold_31, whole genome shotgun sequence DNA encodes the following proteins:
- the LOC113249849 gene encoding histone H4 — MSGRGKGGKGLGKGGAKRHRKVLRDNIQGITKPAIRRLARRGGVKRISGLIYEETRGVLKVFLENVIRDAVTYTEHAKRKTVTAMDVVYALKRQGRTLYGFGG; from the coding sequence ATGTCTGGTCGCGGCAAGGGCGGGAAGGGCCTAGGCAAAGGGGGCGCTAAGCGCCACCGCAAGGTGCTGCGCGACAACATCCAGGGCATCACCAAGCCCGCCATCCGGCGGCTGGCCCGGCGCGGCGGCGTCAAGCGCATCTCCGGCCTCATCTACGAGGAGACCCGCGGGGTGCTCAAGGTGTTCCTGGAGAACGTGATCCGGGACGCCGTCACCTACACGGAGCACGCCAAGCGCAAGACGGTCACGGCCATGGACGTGGTCTACGCGCTCAAGCGCCAGGGCCGCACCCTCTACGGCTTCGGGGGCTGA
- the LOC113249850 gene encoding uncharacterized protein LOC113249850, with amino-acid sequence MVARQHRARKPKPAVDDRQGTQGAFSQLPQIPFQTGQNLIVCLVSSRPQLQAFVSEVFWCIKASLAEFSRWRGKQLATKAARKSAPATGGKKPHRYRPGTVALRESRRYQKSTELLIRKLPFQRLVREIAQDFKTDLRFQSSAVMALQEACEAYLAGLFEDTNLCAIHAKRVTIMPKDIQLHTGQWRASLQDSLPPSKGCQESHPFFPNTHALRHCSHHHPRCCQMNTILGSIGGMTPFWGPRKVSHIWDEPKIVGAVASGQFLSHLKLLKTFKGCFP; translated from the exons ATGGTAGCTCGA CAACACCGTGCACGAAAGCCTAAACCTGCAGTGGACGATAGACAAGGTACACAAGGTGCCTTCTCCCAATTACCGCAAATTCCTTTTCAAACGGGGCAGAATCTAATTGTTTGCCTAGTGAGTTCGCGCCCCCAGCTACAAGCTTTTGTCAGTGAAGTTTTCTGGTGCATAAAAGCGTCCCTGGCTGAGTTTAGCAGATGGCGTGGCAAGCAGCTAGCCACCAAGGCGGCCCGCAAGAGCGCGCCGGCCACCGGCGGCAAGAAGCCGCACCGCTACCGGCCCGGCACGGTGGCCCTGCGCGAGAGCCGGCGCTACCAGAAGTCCACCGAGCTGCTGATCCGCAAGCTGCCGTTCCAGCGGCTGGTGCGCGAGATCGCGCAGGACTTCAAGACCGACCTGCGCTTCCAGAGCTCGGCCGTCATGGCGCTGCAGGAGGCGTGCGAGGCCTACCTGGCGGGGCTCTTCGAGGACACCAACCTGTGCGCCATCCACGCCAAGCGCGTCACCATCATGCCCAAGGACATCCAGCTCCATACAGGTCAATGGAGAGCTTCATTACAGGACAGTCTTCCCCCATCCAAAGGCTGTCAAGAGTCACATCCATTTTTTCCTAACACACATGCTTTGAGGCACTGCTCTCACCACCACCCTCGATGTTGCCAAATGAATACAATATTGGGATCCATTGGTGGTATGACGCCATTCTGGGGCCCGAGAAAAGTTTCTCACATTTGGGATGAGCCTAAAATCGTCGGGGCTGTTGCTTCAGGGCAATTTCTGTCACACCTGAAACTACTCAAAACATTTAAAGGATGTTTCCCGTAA
- the LOC113250287 gene encoding histone H2A type 1: MSGRGKQGGKARAKAKTRSSRAGLQFPVGRVHRLLRKGNYAERVGAGAPVYLAAVLEYLTAEILELAGNAARDNKKTRIIPRHLQLAIRNDEELNKLLGKVTIAQGGVLPNIQAVLLPKKTESHHKAKGK, from the coding sequence ATGTCTGGACGTGGCAAGCAGGGTGGCAAGGCTCGCGCCAAGGCGAAAACGCGTTCCTCGCGGGCTGGCCTCCAGTTCCCGGTGGGCCGTGTGCACCGCCTGCTCCGCAAGGGCAACTACGCCGAGCGGGTCGGGGCCGGCGCGCCCGTGTACCTGGCGGCCGTGCTGGAGTACCTGACGGCCGAGATTCTGGAGCTGGCGGGCAACGCGGCCCGCGACAACAAGAAGACGCGCATCATCCCGCGCCACCTGCAGCTGGCCATCCGCAACGACGAGGAGCTCAACAAGCTGCTGGGCAAAGTCACCATCGCGCAGGGCGGCGTCCTGCCCAACATCCAGGCCGTGCTGCTGCCCAAGAAGACCGAGAGCCACCACAAGGCCAAGGGCAAGTAG
- the LOC113250284 gene encoding histone H2B type 1-J → MPEPAKSAPAPKKGSKKAVTKAQKKDGKKRKRSRKESYSIYVYKVLKQVHPDTGISSKAMGIMNSFVNDIFERIAGEASRLAHYNKRSTITSREIQTAVRLLLPGELAKHAVSEGTKAVTKYTSAK, encoded by the coding sequence ATGCCTGAGCCAGCCAAGTCCGCGCCTGCCCCGAAAAAGGGCTCCAAGAAGGCGGTGACCAAGGCGCAAAAGAAGGACGGCAAGAAGCGCAAGCGCAGCCGTAAGGAGAGCTATTCCATCTACGTGTACAAGGTACTGAAGCAGGTGCACCCCGACACCGGCATCTCGTCCAAGGCCATGGGCATCATGAACTCGTTCGTCAACGACATCTTCGAGCGCATCGCGGGCGAGGCGTCGCGCCTGGCGCATTACAACAAGCGCTCGACCATCACGTCCAGGGAGATCCAGACGGCCGTGCGCCTGCTGCTGCCCGGGGAGCTGGCCAAGCACGCCGTGTCCGAGGGCACCAAGGCCGTCACCAAGTACACCAGCGCCAAGTAA